One Amaranthus tricolor cultivar Red isolate AtriRed21 chromosome 1, ASM2621246v1, whole genome shotgun sequence DNA window includes the following coding sequences:
- the LOC130827831 gene encoding exocyst complex component SEC15A: protein MNAKMKRRTVAENGDTGTAEDLVLATLIGNGEDLGPLVRHAFETGRPEPLLYQLRNVSKKKEAEIEDLCRLHYEEFIIAVDELRGVLVDAEELKAELQTDNFKLQEVGTSLLSKLDELLESYSIRKNINEAIKMSRMCVQLLELCAKCNSLVSEGKFYPALKTIELIEKDFLKNIPVRKLRMVVEHKIPAIKLHIEKKVCSQVNEWLVHIRSLAKEIGQSAIAHTALVCQRDEKMKSRQREFEENNHSQLPEVAYSLDVEEVEEDLSFKIDLTPIYRAYHIHKCLGIGERFREYYYNNRLAQLNSDLQIFSSQPFVESHQAFLGQVAGYFIVEDRVLRTAGGLLEESQVETMLETAVSRLTAVVGGQFSQMTNTMHFLLIKDYMTLFGTTLRHHGYEVTSFLETINGTKDRYSKLLMDECRKQMYDIVSNDTYEQMILKKDSDYQANVLSFQLQTSDIMPAFPYVAPFSSMVPETCRVIKSFIKDFVNYLSSGGDLNLFDGVKKCLDTLLIDVLNEVILNKISGTTIGVSKAMQVAANVAFLEKACDFFVKIAAQLCGVPAHSRNYPQATLTAKVVLKTSRDAAYIAMLSLVNSQLDDFMSLNENFNWIPEEVPENGHDFMNEVTIYLDTLLSTAQQILPMDALYKVGSGALEHISNSITGAFLSDSVKRFNANAVMAINNDLKILENFADERFVSTGLSEAYKDNFRCYLIEARQLVNLLLSSQPENFMNPVIRQKNYNTLDIRKIAVICDKYKDSADTLFGSLSNRNQSSRKKSMDVLKRRLRDFT, encoded by the coding sequence ATGAATGCTAAAATGAAAAGGAGAACTGTTGCAGAAAATGGTGACACTGGGACAGCTGAGGATTTGGTCCTTGCTACATTGATAGGGAATGGGGAGGATTTGGGTCCTCTTGTTCGGCATGCCTTTGAAACGGGGCGTCCGGAGCCACTTCTATACCAGTTGAGAAATGTTTCGAAGAAGAAGGAAGCAGAGATTGAGGATTTATGTAGGCTGCACTATGAGGAATTCATTATTGCAGTTGATGAGCTCCGTGGAGTGCTTGTTGATGCAGAGGAGCTGAAAGCTGAGCTTCAAACTGACAACTTCAAATTGCAAGAGGTTGGGACTTCTCTCTTGTCTAAACTGGATGAGCTTTTGGAATCTTATTCGATAAGGAAGAATATAAATGAAGCAATTAAGATGTCTAGGATGTGTGTTCAATTGTTGGAGCTTTGTGCAAAATGTAATTCCCTTGTGTCTGAGGGGAAATTTTATCCTGCCCTGAAGACTATTGAGCTAATTGAGAAGGATTTTTTGAAGAACATCCCTGTCAGAAAGCTAAGAATGGTAGTGGAGCACAAAATTCCAGCCATCAAGTTGCATATTGAGAAGAAAGTGTGCAGTCAAGTTAATGAATGGCTAGTTCATATCCGAAGCTTGGCCAAGGAAATCGGACAGTCAGCGATAGCACATACTGCATTGGTTTGTCAGAGGGATGAAAAAATGAAGTCCCGTCAGAGGGAATTTGAAGAAAACAATCATTCGCAGCTACCAGAGGTTGCATACAGTTTAGATGTAGAAGAGGTTGAGGAGGATTTGAGTTTTAAGATTGATCTTACTCCTATTTACAGGGCATATCACATCCATAAATGTCTTGGTATTGGGGAACGATTTCGAGAATATTACTATAATAATCGGCTGGCACAGCTCAATTCGGACTTGCAGATTTTCTCGTCGCAACCATTTGTTGAATCTCATCAAGCCTTTTTGGGTCAGGTTGCTGGCTATTTTATTGTGGAAGATCGTGTTCTCAGGACTGCTGGAGGTTTATTGGAAGAAAGTCAGGTTGAGACAATGTTAGAAACTGCTGTATCTAGGCTCACTGCAGTGGTTGGGGGTCAATTTTCCCAGATGACTAATACCATGCATTTTTTACTCATCAAAGATTACATGACACTTTTTGGCACAACTCTGAGACATCATGGGTATGAAGTGACTTCCTTTCTGGAGACTATTAATGGTACCAAGGATAGGTATAGTAAGCTTCTTATGGATGAGTGTCGCAAGCAGATGTATGATATAGTTTCGAATGATACCTATGAGCAAATGATATTGAAAAAGGATTCTGACTACCAGGCAAACGTTCTCTCCTTTCAGCTGCAGACATCAGATATTATGCCTGCCTTTCCATATGTTGCACCATTTTCCTCCATGGTTCCCGAAACTTGCCGTGTTATTAAATCATTCATAAAGGACTTCGTAAATTACTTATCTTCTGGTGGAGATTTGAACCTCTTTGATGGTGTGAAGAAATGTCTGGATACACTATTAATTGATGTGCTTAATGAAGTCATACTTAATAAAATTAGTGGTACTACTATTGGTGTATCTAAAGCAATGCAGGTTGCTGCAAATGTAGCTTTCCTCGAAAAAGCTTGcgatttttttgtcaaaattgCAGCACAACTTTGTGGAGTTCCCGCACATTCAAGGAACTATCCTCAAGCTACTTTAACAGCTAAGGTGGTCCTAAAAACATCACGAGATGCAGCGTATATTGCTATGTTGAGTTTGGTCAACTCTCAGCTGGATGATTTTATGTCGCTTAATGAGAATTTTAATTGGATACCAGAGGAAGTGCCCGAGAATGGACATGATTTTATGAATGAGGTGACAATTTATCTTGACACTCTTTTGTCAACTGCCCAGCAAATTTTACCTATGGATGCTTTATACAAGGTTGGCAGTGGGGCTCTTGAGCATATTTCCAATTCTATCACAGGTGCATTTCTCAGTGATAGTGTCAAAAGGTTCAATGCTAATGCAGTTATGGCTATTAACAATGATCTGAAGATTTTAGAGAACTTTGCTGATGAGCGGTTTGTAAGTACTGGTTTGAGTGAAGCTTACAAGGATAATTTTAGATGTTACCTGATTGAGGCACGCCAACTAGTAAACCTTCTGTTGAGCAGTCAACCAGAAAACTTTATGAACCCTGTTATCCGGCAAAAGAATTACAATACGTTGGACATTAGGAAGATTGCTGTTATCTGCGACAAATATAAGGATTCTGCGGATACTCTGTTTGGAAGTCTTTCGAATCGAAATCAAAGTTCCAGGAAGAAATCTATGGACGTTTTGAAAAGAAGATTACGTGACTTCACTTAA
- the LOC130827824 gene encoding psbP domain-containing protein 6, chloroplastic, giving the protein MATASLAKLPLTPSSSSSSQSSSSSSTSIKSNHAQKISYFSLHRSSVKNPTLLQQSNTQKQEQQGKVIIRRDLLLGISVLPFVLEVSPSESKEVEVGSYLPPSSTDPSFVFFKASTKDTPALRAGNVAPYQFILPPTWKQLRIANILSGNYCQPKCAEPWVEVKFEDEKQGKIQVIASPLIRLTNKPNATIEEIGSPEKLIASLGPFVTGNSYDPDELLENSIEKVGDQTYYRYVLETPYALTGTHNLAKATAKGSTVILFVASANDKQWQTSQKTLQTIVDSFQV; this is encoded by the exons ATGGCGACTGCTTCATTAGCCAAACTTCCCTTAactccatcatcatcatcctcctcccaatcatcatcatcatcatcaacctcCATCAAATCCAACCACGCACAAAAAATCTCCTACTTTTCCCTTCACAGATCTTCTGTAAAGAACCCTACATTGTTACAGCAATCAAATACCCAGAAACAAGAACAGCAAGGAAAGGTAATTATAAGAAGAGATTTATTGTTGGGAATTTCTGTTCTTCCATTTGTTCTAGAAGTTTCTCCTTCAGAAAGTAAGGAAGTTGAAGTGGGTTCTTATTTACCACCTTCATCTACTGATccatcttttgttttcttcaaaGCTTCTACCAAAGATACCCCTGCTCTTCGTGCTG GTAATGTGGCACCTTACCAGTTTATATTACCACCAACATGGAAGCAGTTGAGAATAGCCAACATACTGTCTGGGAATTACTGTCAACCAAAGTGTGCTGAACCATGGGTTGAGGTCAAATTCGAAGACGAGAAACAAGGGAAGATTCAAGTCATAGCTTCCCCGCTTATCCGCCTCACCAACAAGCCTAATGCAACCATCGAAGAAATTGGCAGTCCGGAGAAATTGATTGCTTCCCTTGGTCCTTTTGTTACCGGAAACTCTTATGATCCTGATGAATTGCTCGAGAATTCTATCGAGAAAGTTGGTGATCAGACG TACTACAGATATGTGTTGGAGACACCATATGCCCTAACAGGAACGCACAATCTTGCTAAGGCAACAGCGAAGGGGAGCACAGTCATTTTGTTTGTCGCCAGTGCAAATGATAAACAATGGCAGACGTCACAGAAAACTCTGCAAACCATAGTAGATTCTTTCCAAGTTTAG
- the LOC130827813 gene encoding bZIP transcription factor 17-like → MEEDPIAFDPKPNPNPNPNPNPNFNPLLTPPIDELHLLSSDFFQENFAITGDDFAFDIDFDFDLDDLSFGDDILLDTSPLENHNSGLSEVLENPNCGDSDDNPDLRVYDCSSSEANQGPISSEESNILAKLSCPSDSGNSAGSQCFRNSNDHDVSSSSFVDNNNNNLSQDRNINVEELVGKSNNSNKKCGISKRKKEYEHENEQVEDGRTNKFRKSSSSMVENGSIDVGGYDEDDKRQARLMRNRESAHLSRQRKKQYVEELEEKVRSMNSMITDLNGKISFMMAENASLRQQLVGVGVCPTPPPPLGMYPMPPMPYPWMPYTPYMVKPQGSHVPLVPIPRLNKPKQPVPAPKLNKKKLDGKKGEGKAKKVASVSFLGLLFFMLLFGGLVPLVNFKYGGVGNGFNHVQKGSAFMVDKHVGVSEGRVSNSHEGGFQQSNSLEGFGPNGNLSEQLVASLYVPRNDKLVKIDGNLIIHSVLSSEKAIAFKTVEGVSPTDETSLAIHGSYPPYPTPGPGCDNWRCPHLNTNQNGRQRALGSGSYEFTPAESDGKLQQWFREGLAGPMLSSGMCTEVFQFDVSPTPGAIVPASSIVDMTSERHQNSTHTSKSRNRRILHDHTIPLDGHKLNSTEEHVSHGQNDGLRGNVSSRSMVVSVLIDPREAGDDGERVIGSKTTSRIFVVVLIDSIKYVTYSCMLPFLGSGNHLMTT, encoded by the exons ATGGAAGAAGATCCAATTGCCTTCGATCCTAAACCcaaccctaaccctaaccctaaccctaaccctaattttAATCCTCTTCTCACACCTCCAATTGACGAATTGCATCTCTTATCTAGCGATTTCTTTCAGGAAAATTTTGCAATCACCGGCGATGACTTCGCTTTCGACATTGACTTCGACTTCGATCTTGACGATCTCTCTTTCGGCGACGACATTCTCTTGGATACATCGCCTTTAGAAAACCATAATTCAGGTCTTTCTGAAGTTTTAGAGAATCCCAATTGCGGCGATTCTGATGATAATCCAGATCTTAGGGTTTACGATTGTTCGTCTTCGGAGGCTAATCAAGGTCCAATTTCATCAGAAGAGTCGAATATTTTGGCGAAATTGAGTTGTCCTTCGGATTCTGGTAATTCTGCGGGTTCGCAGTGTTTTCGTAATTCTAATGATCATGATGTTTCTTCGAGTTCTtttgttgataataataataataatttatcgCAAGATAGGAATATTAATGTGGAAGAATTAGTTGGAAAGagtaacaatagtaataaaaaatgtggAATATCTAAGAGAAAGAAAGAATATGagcatgaaaatgaacaagttgaAGAtggtagaactaataagtttaGGAAATCATCgtcatcaatggtggaaaatGGAAGTATTGATGTGGGTGGTTATGATGAAGATGATAAGAGGCAAGCTAGGCTAATGAGGAATAGAGAAAGTGCACATCTTTCTAGGCAGAGGAAAAAACAGTATGTTGAGGAGCTTGAGGAGAAGGTTAGATCAATGAATTCGATGATTACGGATTTGAATGGGAAGATTTCGTTTATGATGGCTGAAAATGCGAGTTTGAGGCAGCAATTGGTTGGTGTTGGGGTTTGTCCGACCCCTCCACCGCCTCTGGGGATGTATCCCATGCCTCCTATGCCTTATCCATGGATGCCTTATACACCTTATATGGTTAAGCCTCAAGGATCTCATGTTCCGTTGGTTCCGATACCTAGACTAAATAAGCCTAAACAACCTGTTCCGGCTCCAAAgcttaataagaaaaaattggATGGGAAGAAAGGTGAGGGGAAGGCGAAGAAGGTGGCGAGTGTTAGCTTTTTGGGATTGTTGTTTTTCATGTTGCTCTTTGGAGGGCTTGTGCCTTTGGTCAATTTTAAATATGGTGGAGTTGGAAATGGGTTTAATCATGTACAAAAGGGAAGTGCTTTTATGGTTGATAAGCATGTGGGGGTTTCAGAGGGTAGAGTTAGTAATAGTCACGAGGGAGGATTTCAGCAGTCAAATAGTTTAGAGGGGTTTGGTCCAAATGGTAATTTGAGTGAGCAGCTGGTTGCGTCACTGTATGTTCCGAGGAATGATAAGTTGGTGAAGATTGATGGGAACTTGATTATTCATTCGGTTCTTTCCAGTGAGAAGGCTATAGCGTTCAAAACGGTTGAGGGAGTTAGTCCTACTGATGAAACAAGCCTGGCTATCCATGGTAGTTATCCACCTTATCCTACTCCTGGACCTGGGTGTGATAATTGGAGATGCCCTCACCTAAACACAAATCAAAATGGAAGGCAACGGGCTCTTGGTTCTGGTTCTTATGAGTTTACACCAGCTGAATCTGATGGCAAGCTTCAACAATGGTTTCGTGAGGGACTTGCAG GGCCTATGTTGAGTTCTGGAATGTGCACTGAAGTCTTCCAATTTGATGTCTCACCCACCCCTGGAGCAATAGTTCCAGCTTCATCCATTGTTGATATGACCTCAGAGCGCCACCAGAATTCTACTCATACTAGCAAATCGAGGAATAGAaggattcttcatgatcatacTATTCCCCTTGACGGCCATAAACTAAACTCTACTGAAGAGCACGTGTCACATGGACAGAATGATGGACTTCGGGGCAATGTATCTAGTAGGTCAATGGTTGTTTCTGTTCTCATTGATCCCAGGGAAGCTGGTGATGATGGAGAAAGGGTGATTGGATCAAAGACCACGTCTCGGATCTTTGTGGTGGTTCTAATCGACAGCATCAAGTACGTTACGTACTCTTGTATGCTTCCTTTTTTAGGTTCAGGCAATCATCTGATGACCACCTGA